The window tttttttttttttttaaatctatttcctgtttatttcacaaaatgagGCTAAAACCTGTTCAGGATGTGCATCTTCCCCTCAGCTCAGCCTGAgctttgtttttacagacaTGCACGCTGCTCGTTTGTGGTCTCACTTAAACATCCTCTGCTCAAAGTCTGGCAGGGCAACATGCTCATCCCTGCAgactctcctcctcttcctcttcttcctcctcctcttcacacCACCCTGTCCCAGCACGGCCAGTCTCTGAGCTGCAGCCTCCACCACCTGAAAAagaccacccccccccccccccccccccccccccccccccccccccccccccccaccaccacacacgcacacagctaATGTGAGCTAGCCATCCTCCATGTTCCAGTCCAGCTAACACCGGATCCACCGGGGGCTACCCCTCCTAGCATCCCGCTAGCCGCTGCTGTTGTCTGGCTCGTTAAACGGGGCTCTCGGTCCGTCCTTACCGTCACCGGTCCGGGTCTTCAGCCTCCTCCTGCACCGGCCGCCGGCTGGAAAACGACTCCGAGGGGCTCGGCTGCCTCTGGAGCTTCTCCTGGACGTGCAGAGTCTTGTTGCTGGTCTCTTTTCCCTTGCAGggcgacagcagcagcagcagcagcagcagcgctTTCACTGTTTTGCATAAATTTGCAGCTGATGTGTTGTTGGAGGGAAACGCCTCCTTTTTCTGCCGCTCGGCCTTTTCCGGCGCGACGGGATGACGGAGCAGCAGCACCGGGGGGAGAGGGGGCCCTGGCCCCCCAGCACGGTACCAGCACATCCATGCTTCAACACCTGTCACACCTGGTGACAGGTTTTAGGGTTCCCTGTACAGTGTATCCATCATAAATACTGCATAAGtactcagatccaacagtaccAGTACCACACTGTGGAAATACTCCACTACAGGTACAGTcctgaaacacagaaatactAATTATGCAGAATGgtgctgttttattattattattatatattttatttcattattactgCTGCATATCTGAACTTTCTACTCTGCAACGTCTCATAGTCTGAAGTTTTCTCTGCACAGGATGGGAATGAAAAAACTCTCATTTGAGAAGTAACTCCAGCTGTCAGGTAGATGTAGTGCAGCAAGAAATACAGCATCTGCCTCTAGAATGTAGTACTAGAAGTATAAAGCTGCATAAAATGGAGCTACTtaagcaaagtacaagtacctttgtacttaagtacagtaggGGTTTATTAAAATGTTCAGGTTTCCAAACCCAACTTGAAATAATCCTGATTCAAAGacattaaatgaattaataataataataataactgttTACAGACTGGAAGTATTGGCTTCATTAGTGGTCCGTATATTATTCCCTGCGGGATCCCCAGGTGTTTAAACTTTCTTTAATGACACCGTGTCCAGTTACATGGTGAGTACTTTATTGAACAGCATTATATCtggtatgtacagtacaaacacaAGTGAAACACAAATAGTTGGGGATGCATCACTATTTAACAACATGTCAAATAGTTGTAGTTCATTCCCTTGAAAACTGCCCAACACCTGGTGTGATATCACGGCCGTACATCCACTACCTGCCAGGTGACTCAAGCGTCCAAACTTAGACACCGAAACTCTCAGTATGTTGCTTCTGGTGCTCGTGCTGTCAAAGCAAAGTGTGGACAAATGACACACATCCATATTCAATAACAGTCTATGTGTACATGAGGAGCAGAGAGGCACAAAATTACAGTacgtgacacacacacacacagtcactacgcctatttaaacacacacatcagggaCAAACAACACAGACGTGGACAAAACAAGGTTCCCGGCAGCCAAACACTTGACTCAGAAACTTTTGTTTGAGTTAAATCCGTGGAGCTGCCgatttaataaacattttccCGTTGAGTGAAAGGGGAAGAAGGTTAAACACTGTAACTCAAAAGTAATTGAACTTCAGACTGACAGTTGTTTGGcagcaacaaaaagaaaacgATAAAATACACAAGAGAACAACAACATGGCAGCCAAAAAGCCGACACAGCTCCACTgatgacagcagctgtgagcGTAACACACATAAACCTGCACCGCTGGGGCTGAGCGGGAGGAGACGGTCGTGTGGGTCGGCGGCTGACTCCTCTGCACGATGAACAACGTGCACCCCGAAGGAAAAATACCCTAAACACAGGTAGAAACAgtagtcatttaaaaaaaaaatacatatttacaaatgAATGCTGATACTGTCCTGGCGATGCAGGGGCTTTGAGTTCTTCTTTGCTTTCACCTACTTCTGTGACAGGTTATAGTTTAAGAGTACAGTCACACCAGTTTGCCTGAACTCTGGATCATTTACTTCATTAAAACAGTTTCTGTGCAAATATCAAGTTACCACATCTCCCCTGAATAACAAGGGTGCTGGTGAGTGACTGATGAGTTTCATCTGCAACGTCACATCGACTCGTAAATGGGCAGTTTTAGCTCCAAACAAAGCAGATTACAGCCTGAACCAGAGAAAATAAGATGGATGTGGCCAGACCTGCATCTCAAACCAAAATGTGTAACTTGGTCTCACCCAAAGAGAAGGTTTTAATCACACATCACaagtttttatttcacagactCCTCAGAGACACTTTCACGTCGCCTCAGGAGAACAATGATAGGAGAAGCATTTCACTAAAAGCAAACCTGGACAAGGTGAGTAATGAGAAAAGTATTTAAAAGGAATATTAGGTGCGATACTGACAGAGAAGCGTGggtgcagctgcagacagaagctGCACCTTTACACGAGAGGCTTAAACACAGCACTGAACACTACCACACACCTCCCCCagtgcaaacacaacacaacaccaTCATCCACAAATGCAGCGACACAACAAAGCCTCGGCCCGACCATAACCGAGCCCCGCGCTGTGAGAAATATTCATCCCAACAAGCCCTTTCAGGTCCACGGTTTCAGTCAGTATCTGGAAATGAAGCAGGTAACACTCGACTCGAATCTTACACTTCAGTTAATTACTGAAATCACTTGTAGAGATAAATATTTTTCCAGCGTAGCCCGAAAAGAAAGAATATATAAATGTGTTCACAATAACTTACACAGTCACAACAGGATATAGAAAATACACTTAATACGCCACACGTACTGTACAATGTTGGAAACACAGGACCGTGCTACACAAGGCTGACAGCGTGTCGGGACTTACAGTGTCTGGGCCTGACAGATAAAGCCAGAAACACACTGGGTGGCTACAGACAAGAAAATAACactcttcatttcattttgatctAAATATGAGTTTCCACGTTGGATCAGACGTTCGGTTAAATGCTGCAGTCACCCAGTACAGCACCATTTCAGATTTCGTTATTTAGGTGCATGAGTTTGgagaacagagcagcagctgaccaataaataataataatgataataaaagcATGTTAGTGACTATTATCACATCTGAAAAGTCACAGTCAGTGTGTTTGGGCTTTAAGAGTCACATGATGCGGTTTTAAAGCATGTGAACACATTCGTCATGTTAAATCACTAAAACATCATGTTCTGAAACATTCGGGACAAGAGTGACTCCAGAATATCAGGAAATCCTTTCAGAACTAGAGGTTCTGCAGCACAGGAGAGCTAATCAAATAGGAAACAAATCAGGATGTCTTGTCGGATAacgaaaaaaaataaaataaaagcttttcaaCTCTGATTCATCACCAACCAAATGTCAGATGGATCATAGACTCTGTGGCCAGCTCACCTGGACAGGTATAGGTTTGGTTAATTTAGCCTCTTTAATGTGAAGCTAATATTGACATTAAGCGTAAGTTACAGAGAAAAGCTCAACCAATCAGAGCATACATccagatatttatatttataaaacaacatttttaaatctgttcatgtccatttaaaaatatcagCTCATTTTACCTGGACAACTAAATTAACCTAAACATAAACAAacgtcaaaataaaagctcaatGCATTTCAGCTTTTGAAATAGCAGGTGTTAGTTCTGGAGTGACGCTCTATTTTGAAAAACATAGTAAAGTGGATCACTCCAACCAAAAACAATCATTTCCCCGCGTTTACAGAGTATTAGCACGTCCCCTTTATTCAGCAGGTTCTACAGGTTCTGCATTGATTGCAGATTTTATATAACTCTTATATATTCCGATATAGATAATTGCAGCTCATTAATCAAAGGCCTGTTAATTTGACATAAAGCGCTGTTGTGCTCAGTGATTTCTACATTAGTGGCTGTGGCTCTAATGATAGTGTTGCTGCTTGTCTGGGTAACAAAGTGCATCTaaagagaaaaatctgctgcttttttaattttgccTTTTTCTCTTCACACCCAGGAAATCTCTGAGCTGCATTTCACGTGATGCAGGTTTGACTCCACCACTGCAGAAACTTTTCATCTCTCGGGGTTAGCCTGGAAAGCATCATGAGTCGAAATTGGCTTTGGTGTGttttaactatatatatatatatatatatatatatttatactgtatatatatgtatctgtACTAGATATAGAAAAATCAATCTCTAAGTCAATAAATACTCGTTTTccctttaacaaaaaaatatacattgcACGTTACCCTACTGTAATCTACATGTGTTTTTCTCCACAGGTCCTTAGCAAGTCCTAAAATTCATTTTAGCCATTTTAACATCTTGCAATacttttccaaaataaaataccctCTAGTAAAGAGCAAGCCACTGGTTTTCCCAATAGGTCACTAATTATCAGTTCTTTATATTTGACCTGGTATGTTTTGGAATAAATAGTTGAACTCAGCACCAAACCTGATCATCCCTAAATCCAAGAACCAGCAGAACACCACAACAATGAGAGGTTCTCACCGAAGGTTGGTGCCAAACTCCAaccaaataaagcaaaatactGGTGGACGACAGTGCGAACCACCAAACTGGCTTTGAGACTTATCACATCTAGCGCCACCTGTTGCTGATTTCTCATCCTGACTTTAACAAGCAGAGGAAAGACGCCTACACCGGGTGGTAATTCAAGGTCATCACTTTGGTATTGATAAAAAGCTGATCACCAGCAGCTGAGGGGAGGGGCATGAATTCAGAAAAATACTTCTTTGACCTGTGATTTGAGAACACTTACATAAACACGtcagcaataaataaaactaatataCCTAAATAACTCCAGATAAAACTACAACTACAAAGTTATATTGCACTATGATATCCACTATAACGCCACTTTACCctttaaaaactatttaaaagaaTGTGCATCGTCACTATCCACATCCCACCTGAACTGAAGTTATGTTACTGAACTGTACCTGTCTAGTGCACCTGCATGGAGGCTGTGGCATCGTCGGCACGCTCGCCGTCTAGTCTGTAACGGCTGACATTTCCCCCAGGCCTTTACATCCCGGTAGTCTCCATCTACACAGCTCCGTGTCGCTGTGCTGGAAAAGTGTCACCCTGACTAGCCGCACGGTCGTCTTGACAAAGACTCAACTATAAAATGAATTTAGCTGAATTCCTAGGAATGTACAGTAGATCTGACCTGTAGTATCGTACAGTGACTTCTTCGCTTCCACTGTTAACGGAGGATTTAAAAGAAGGAAGTGTAggaaatgtcacagaaaaataacaaaaaaaaaaatcccaacaaaTTAGTGTGAAAGTTAAAAGCATGAcctttaaaatgtcaaagcCTATAAACTGAAGCTTTAGTTCTGTATATGGCTGTTAGAAAAGGAAATGGTTTCTATTGTTTGGTAACAATTTACAGTGAAATCTGATATTTCCTTCATTTATAACCTCCTCTCATTCAGGCTGTGTCCACAGCTGCTCTACACACTTTCCTGAACCGTCGAGTTGGATTTATCTTCCAGGGGGGTGCTTTCGGCCGCGGAAGGAGGTGGAGCCGATGCCGGCGCTGCTACCAGCGGGACCTTCTCCTTCACCGGCGAGGCGGGGAGCGCCACGTCGGCGCTGGCCCCGGCTGGAGGGTCCTCACCAGATGAGGAGGCGGGAGGCTGGGTGCTGCCGAAGCTGCGGGCGATCTCGTCAAACGTCTTGCCCTTTGTCTCTGGGACTTTAATGAAGgtgaagatgaagaagatgatTAGGAAGGCGGTGAAGATGAGGAAGACCCAAGGCCCACACCACTCCTAAGGAGCGACAGGAGAGGAGAGTCAGGATTCACATCGTCAGAGCTTTAGGAGCATGAGCAGGcaggaaaacagcaaataaatgtggtggaaagtaaataaatacatgaataattTGATGGTACTTCTGTTCTACTTGGCTATTTCCATTTTGATACTTGTACCCCACATTTTATTACTGCACCACATTTACTTCAAGAGACTTTATATTCAAAACCAGAATGAGGAGCTTATAAACTATGGTTTTACCATCTCAGATTTAACTGGTGacactgtacttttactttttatagtTAAGTACATTTTACTGCTAATACTTTTGCACTTTTACCTAAGTAAAATTTTAAGTGCAGGGCGATTACTTCAGTAGTATTTTTCTATTCTGGAACTGCTATTTAAGATTTAAGCATTTATTTCTACCACTGTGGAAGTCAAGACAGCCGAAAAAACAGAAGGCTATGAAAACTGAATCCAGACCAGGTCCTAACCAGTCCAGACCAGGACGATCACCCCTCCCTTACCGCGAGTTTGGGAAAGCTCATTCCAACCAGGAAGTTGGCCGTCCAATTGCAGCAGCCGGCCACAGCCATGGCCGCCGGGCGGGGCCCTTGGGAGAAGAGCTCGGCCACAATGAACCATGGGATTGGACCGGGGCCCAGCTCAAACATAGCCACAAACAGCATGACAGCCATGATGGCCACGTAGCTCATAGCAGGAGTGTCTTTTTgctgagacagagagacattTTTGTCATGAAAAAATATTTCGATTTAATGATCATCTAATGGTCAGTGACAGCATCTGTCTGTGAGTACACAGCTGTTCCACAATCACACACCACCTTGAACAGCAGCAACCTCTGTTgattcaaaacaaatgaagtaGTAACACCTTGTGGCAAAAGACGTAACTGCACACGGTGTAGGATCATCACAACAACGATGATGtgcaatgtgaaaaaaatgttcctCACAATAATGAACCCAGAGAAATATCACCCTGGTGCTTTAGCTTCTTTTGGCTAAGTGTTTTTGGCTTGATGGCCTCActactttactgttttggtgcATTTGCCCTTGTGAATCACTGTGTATGTCTCATTTTGATAAgtgctacataaataaaacataagtcAAACAGTGCACGGTGTGTGTCCAGTGTCCCTCCTATAGTTCTGAACTCACCAGCAGCAGGGAGACCGCCATGATCAGAGCGCTGACCGCCATCCCCCCCAACCCCAGGAGGTGCAGAGTCCTTCTTCCCGCCTTCTCCAccaggaagagctggaggacaGAGACGACAGAGACGGGAGGGAGTGATGCGCTGCTACACAAAAACGTGCAGGAACGGGGACAAACACACCGACTGACTCACCGAGACAACAGTGAAGACGGTGTTGACGACTCCAGCTCCGATGGTGGCGTAGATGGGCTGTTTCACACCAGCTGATTCAAAGATCCCTGTGGAGTAGTAGAACACctgacggggggggggggggacatgCAGGATGTCAAATATTTTATAATCTTATCAATATTTAACTGAAATAATAGTTTGGAGTTGGTGCTGTGAATTACCCAGGATTCTGTGCCGTTTTCACTAACACTAACAATCCTCAAACTGTTTCCTGCAGATGCATTCACTGTAAAAATCCAGAGGGACTTTTTAGTTGTTGCTTAGTGGAAATTTAGGATCCTCTTTCACATTATGAATACTTGGGGGGGGGTCCAAGACCAGAGACCCATGGGGGTCAATCAAATGACTATAAAAAGAAAATCgatacaaacaacaacaacaaaaaaaaatcaataagaagagacagaaaataaacctATAGACAAAATGACTACAGACATATacgtaaaaacaaaaacatgtaagATGGGTGACCGCAAAATGATCAAATATAagtaataacaacaataataatagtcCCAGCAGTGTGGACAGTAGGGGCCTTCTgcatgtctgtgcccaggggcccatGGTCTCATAATCCCTCTGTGACTGAGGTTCAGGCAAacatctaataataataataacacaataataataaataacaaaccCAGCTGTGCATAACGcatcagcacaaactgcagcctgatCAGCTGAACCCCGACCATAACGATGAACCTGCCCCTGTTTGCGACTCACAGCATTGATTCCTGACAGCTGCTGGGAGAGCTGCAGCATGATGGCGATGAGGAGAGGCTGTCGGTACGACGCCGAGCGGAAAAGCTCAAGGATGGTCACCTTCTTCTCCTTGGCCATCTTAGCgctctcctccttcatctcctGCAGGTCCTTACTCACGTCCTCGCTCCCGCGCAGACGCACCAGAGCTGTCGGCACAACGGAAACTTTTTGCTTTGGCACGCACACGGAGAGGAAAATAAAACGTTTGGAGGTGGATGAGCCACGTGCTCAACAGGGGCCACAACCTTCTGACTGTTTAAGGGCCCTTCTCTCATTTGCAGAATCAGCAGTAGGATGCCAGGAAGGGTAGCAGAATAGTAGTACTAGCAGTAGTAGCACTAGAAATACTAGTAGCAGTAGTAATAGTATTAAATGATGTGGTACCAGCAGCGGCAGTAGAAGCAGTAATTGAATTACTATCTATGCAGTAGGAGTCACAGCAGTAGAACTCAGTAATAGCAACAGTTTTGGAGTAGTAGCAGTTACAGTGTCAGTAGTAGTGTGAGTTTGGTAAGTTCATGTAGTAGCAGGTAGAAGTGGTACTTGAATAGTCCTAAGAGTATAGGTGAGGGCAGGAGAAACAACAGTAGTTGTAGTAATCTTTTTGTAGTAGTGGTAACAGTAATAATTTTAGTAGAAACTGTATTATTAGTAGTAAAGGCAGTACTGTAGTACTCTCAAGAGTCAGACAGCAGCAGTATTATATGCAGTAGTAATAGTAGCAGGTAAAGCAAAGTAAGGTTAGCACTAACTGTAGAAGTACTGAAGTAGTGATAGTAGTAGAACTGCAGTAGTTGTATTAGTGGGAGTAGTACTATAAGTAGTAGTACTGCAGTCAGCGTGTACCTTTGCGAGCCTGCTCCTCTTGTTTGAGGTTGATGAGCAGGAAACGAGGACTCTCAGGGCAGAAAGGCAGCAACAtgcactgcagcacagcagggGCCACAGTGAGGGCCAGCAGCAGGGGCCACAGCTTGTCTGAGCCCAGCAGAGACTCCAGGCCAAAGACCTAAAcaccagagagacagaaattCAATCAGCAGCCGCAGCCTGTCAGGAACACATGCGTAACTACATTAGAGGAGCTCCATGTTTCACAGACGAAGATTTCTGCCTCGTAATTTGGTAAATTTGAGGCTTTTTGGAAAATCTGCCGCTGACCTGAGCGATCAGGATGCCCACCACCACACCAAGCTGGTGCAGGGTGCCGAAGGCTCCTCGGAGGGGAGTGGGCGACACCTCGCCCACGTACATGGGAGTGAGACCGGTGAAGAGGCCGCAGAACAGGCCGATGACCAGACGACCGGCGATCACCATCTCATAGGAGGAGCAGATGGTGGAGAAGCCCATGAGGAGGCCGCCGATCACCGCCAGAGTGTTCACCAGGAACATGGAGCGACGCCTGAGGGAGGAGACGAGGAGACAACTTTGACGTTTGACACATTTATAGCTCTccaacacacatttctttagtCGGACAACAAGAGCAAACTAAATCTGCACCCGCTCCTTCCTGTGTTTACACCAGGCAGTCGACGTTAGAGTGGTATCAATATTTTCtctcagagagaaaatgaaataagatTCTGAACACAGAGTACAAAGAGCTTGTGGTGTGATGAGCAGGGAAATGAAAGGAGAACTGTGGGGAGCATTAGGGCCGAGCAGGGAACTCAAACACGCTTCATAAACTCCAGAAACCACTTCTGACCGCTCAGACGAACCACAGAGGAAGTACAATAGCACAGAAATGCTGCAGACTGGGACTCAGTAAGTAATAAGTAAGTTATGTtcaacaacagacacaacaaatTTCATGTCCCACCTGCCAAAGCGGTTGGCCATGACGCCAACACTGAAGGAGCCCACCATGCCGCCCACACTAAAGATGGCGAC of the Mastacembelus armatus chromosome 11, fMasArm1.2, whole genome shotgun sequence genome contains:
- the slc2a3a gene encoding solute carrier family 2, facilitated glucose transporter member 3a, encoding MDTEKQVTGYLLFSLATAVIGSLQFGYNTGVINAPEQKLRSFFNATWVERYGESISPGICTIVWSVAVAIFSVGGMVGSFSVGVMANRFGRRRSMFLVNTLAVIGGLLMGFSTICSSYEMVIAGRLVIGLFCGLFTGLTPMYVGEVSPTPLRGAFGTLHQLGVVVGILIAQVFGLESLLGSDKLWPLLLALTVAPAVLQCMLLPFCPESPRFLLINLKQEEQARKALVRLRGSEDVSKDLQEMKEESAKMAKEKKVTILELFRSASYRQPLLIAIMLQLSQQLSGINAVFYYSTGIFESAGVKQPIYATIGAGVVNTVFTVVSLFLVEKAGRRTLHLLGLGGMAVSALIMAVSLLLQKDTPAMSYVAIMAVMLFVAMFELGPGPIPWFIVAELFSQGPRPAAMAVAGCCNWTANFLVGMSFPKLAEWCGPWVFLIFTAFLIIFFIFTFIKVPETKGKTFDEIARSFGSTQPPASSSGEDPPAGASADVALPASPVKEKVPLVAAPASAPPPSAAESTPLEDKSNSTVQESV